Proteins co-encoded in one Prunus persica cultivar Lovell chromosome G6, Prunus_persica_NCBIv2, whole genome shotgun sequence genomic window:
- the LOC18775303 gene encoding putative RNA polymerase II subunit B1 CTD phosphatase RPAP2 homolog — MGKGQPEQQQPRISVKDTVYKLQLALLEGIKTQDHLYLAGSIISRSDYNDVVTERTIANLCGYPLCSNALPSDSSRPHKGHYRISLKEHKVYDLHETYMYCSSRCVIESKAFAQSLGEERCDVLDFGKVERILRAFGDVGFDKGEVGFGEIGDLGISKLKIEEKVETGIGDLGISRLKIEEKSETHIGDLGAVGPSNAIEGYVPQKERISKPLGSKKNKEGSKGKDAKMSSGMDIIFNEMDFMSTIITSDEYSVSKIPPSVGEPDFETKFKKSKGKVGLNKNDSVKKSRQSKGGKNKNVKKDDVCIREVPSTSDASQTVLNGSTKEEKEEFIVEKAEQSGEALLRSSLKPSGTKKLNRSVTWADEMIDSTGSRNLYEVREMEQIMEYSDAFSSMHKPSVENKVGCSNTWFDEKIDSTKSKNICEVREVQDADVLGSLDLQENEILESAEACAMALNQAAEAVASGESDVSGAVSGAGIIILPRPDGLDEEEPTEDVDMLESEQAPLWPRKPGIPCSDLFDPEDSWFDAPPEGFSVTLSPFATMWNSLFTWITSSTLAYIYGRDESFHEEFLSVNGREYPPKIVLAGGRSSEIKKTLDESFARALPGVVSELRLPTPISSLEQGMGRMLNTMSFIDAIPAFRMKQWQVIVLLFLEGLSVCRIPALTPHMTNRRMLFYKVLENTQISAEQYELMKDLIIPLGRAPQFSAQSGA; from the exons ATGGGAAAGGGCCAACCAGAGCAACAGCAACCACGGATTTCAGTGAAAGACACAGTGTACAAGCTACAACTCGCTCTCCTCGAAGGCATCAAGACCCAAGACCACCTTTACTTGGCTGGCTCTATTATCTCTCGCTCCGACTACAATGACGTCGTCACAGAGCGCACCATAGCCAACCTCTGTGGCTACCCTCTCTGCTCCAATGCCTTGCCTTCCGACTCTTCTCGTCCCCACAAGGGTCACTATCGCATTTCGCTCAAGGAGCACAAGGTCTACGACCTCCACGAGACCTACATGTATTGCTCCTCACGCTGTGTTATCGAAAGCAAGGCTTTTGCTCAGAGTTTGGGCGAGGAGAGGTGCGATGTCTTGGATTTTGGAAAGGTTGAAAGGATCTTGAGGGCTTTTGGGGATGTAGGTTTTGATAAAGGTGAAGTGGGTTTCGGGGAGATTGGGGATTTGGGGATTTCTAAGTTGAAGATTGAAGAGAAGGTTGAAACGGGTATTGGGGACTTGGGGATTTCTAGGTTGAAGATTGAAGAAAAGAGTGAAACACATATAGGGGATTTGGGCGCCGTTGGTCCATCTAATGCTATTGAAGGCTATGTTCCACAGAAAGAGAGGATATCCAAGCCATTGGGTtccaaaaagaacaaagaag GGTCCAAAGGTAAAGATGCGAAGATGAGCAGTGGGATGgatataatttttaatgaGATGGATTTCATGAGTACTATAATCACTAGTGATGAATATAGTGTGTCAAAAATCCCGCCAAGTGTGGGGGAGCCTGATTTTGAAACCaagtttaaaaaatcaaaaggaaaagtTGGTCTTAACAAGAATGATTCTGTAAAGAAATCCAGACAATCAAAAGGGGGGAAAAATAAGAATGTCAAGAAAGATGATGTTTGCATTCGAGAGGTGCCTTCGACCTCAGATGCTTCACAAACTGTTTTGAATGGAAGcactaaagaagaaaaagaggagtTCATTGTTGAAAAGGCTGAGCAATCAGGTGAGGCCTTGCTAAGATCCTCTCTTAAACCTTCAGGGACAAAGAAACTTAATCGTTCTGTTACTTGGGCTGACGAGATGATTGATAGCACTGGGAGCAGAAACCTTTATGAGGTGAGAGAGATGGAACAGATAATGGAATACTCTGATGCATTTAGCAGTATGCACAAGCCTTCAGTGGAAAATAAAGTTGGTTGCTCTAATACCTGGTTTGATGAGAAGATTGATAGCACGAAGAGTAAAAATATTTGCGAGGTTAGAGAAGTGCAAGATGCTGATGTTTTAGGGAGTTTGGACTTGCAAGAAAATGAGATTTTGGAATCAGCAGAAGCCTGTGCCATGGCATTGAACCAGGCAGCAGAAGCTGTTGCATCTGGAGAATCTGATGTCAGTGGTGCTG TTTCGGGAGCTGGAATTATTATATTGCCACGTCCAGATGGTTTGGATGAAGAAGAGCCTACTGAGGATGTTGATATGCTTGAATCAGAACAAGCTCCTCTGTGGCCAAGAAAGCCTGGAATTCCATGTTCTGATTTGTTTGACCCTGAGGATTCATGGTTTGATGCTCCACCAGAGGGTTTCAGCGTAACC TTATCACCTTTTGCAACAATGTGGAATTCACTCTTTACATGGATAACATCTTCTACATTAGCGTATATATACGGGAGGGATGAAAGTTTTCATGAAGAATTTCTCTCAGTTAATGGGAGAGAATATCCTCCTAAGATTGTCTTGGCTGGTGGTCGCTCTTCTGAAATCAAGAAAACTCTGGACGAATCTTTTGCTCGGGCTCTACCAGGAGTTGTTTCCGAACTCAGGCTTCCAACACCAATATCTAGTTTAGAGCAAGGAATG GGCCGCATGTTGAATACAATGTCCTTTATTGATGCGATACCAGCATTCAGAATGAAACAGTGGCAAGTGattgttcttcttttcctcGAGGGTCTCTCTGTTTGTAGGATCCCTGCACTCACTCCTCACATGACAAATAGAAGGATGCTGTTTTACAAG GTGCTGGAGAACACCCAGATAAGTGCAGAACAGTACGAGCTTATGAAGGATCTCATAATACCCCTTGGCCGAGCACCCCAATTCTCAGCTCAGAGTGGTGCCTAA